DNA from Mycolicibacterium alvei:
AAGGATTCACTGTCGGATCAGGTGGAGTTCGTCAAGGTGGCGATGCAGCCCGGCATGCCGCAGGGTGCGGGCACGGTCGGTGGTGTTCCGATCATCACGCTGCCCGGCAACCCGGTCAGCGCGCTGGTGTCCTTCGAGGTGTTCGTCCGCTCGCCGCTGCGTGCCGCGATGGGCCACGCTGAGCCGGGTCGGCCGCGCCGCACAGCGCAACTGACCGAGAACCTGACCTCTCCGCGCGGAAAACGGCAGTTCCGGCGGGGTGTGCTGACCGGGGATTCGGTCAGTAGCTACGGCCCCCCGGCCTCGCATCACCTGCGCTGGCTCGCTTCGGCGAACTGTCTTTTGGAGATCGCCGAGGACGTCACCGAACTGTCGGCCGGGTCGACGGTTCCCGTGTGGGACCTGACCTAGCAATTCCGTCACCGGGCGCACGTAGAATCCTCCCGATGGCCAGACGCCCCGATCTCCAGCAGTCCGGACCAGAACGCCTCATGGCGCTGGTGCGATCCAGTGTTCCGCCGATGCATTCGGCCGGGTTGCCGTTCGTCGGCGCCAGCCTCGCCGTCGCGGCCCTCGGTCGCAAGCACCGTTGGGTACGCCGCGCCGGCCTGCTCGCCGCCGGCGCCAACGCCGCGTTCTTCCGCCACCCGGCCCGGGTGTCGCCCACCCGCCCTGGTGTGGTGGTCGCCCCCGCGGACGGGCTGGTGTGCCTGATCGAGGACGCGGTCCCGCCGGCCGAGTTGGGGTTGCCCGACACCCCGCTCCCGCGGGTAAGCATCTTCTTGTCGGTGCTCGATGCGCACGTGCAGCGAGCGCCGATCGGTGGTGACGTGGTGGCCGTGCAGCACCGCCCCGGCCGTTTCCACTCGGCCGAGCTCGAGGCCGCCAGCGAGGACAACGAGCGCAACAGCGTCGTCATCCGTACCGCCGAGGGCACCGAGGTGATCGCCGTGCAGATCGCCGGGCTGATCGCCCGGCGCATCGTGTGCAACGCGCACGTCGGCGACAAGCTCGCCATCGGCGAGACCTACGGCCTGATCCGCTTCGGGTCCCGGCTGGACACCTATCTCCCTGCCGGTTCGAAACTGCTCGTCGCCCGGGGCCAGCGCACGCTGGCCGGAGAGACCGTCCTGGCGGAGTTGCCGTGATCAAACCCCGGGTGAGGCCCCCGTCGTTGATCAAGGGCCGCATGAAATCGCCGCCGTTCTCCGTGCGGATGCTGCCGAGCGCGATGACGGTGGCCGCCATCTGCCTGGGCTTGTCGGCAGTCAAGATGGCACTCGACGACCGGCCCACCGAGTCGATGGCGTTTCTGGCGGTCGCGGCGATTCTCGACGGGCTGGACGGCCGGGTGGCGCGGATGCTCAACGCCACCTCCAAGATGGGCGAGGAGATCGACTCGCTGGCCGACGCGGTGAATTTCGGTGTGGCACCGGCATTCATCGTTTACGGCACCCTGCTGTCGCATTCCCGGATCGGGTGGATCGTGGTGCTGCTGTACGCGGTCTGCATCGTGTTGCGGCTCGCGCGGTTCAATGCGCTGCTCGACGTGGACCAGCCCGTGTACGAGAAGGAGTACTTCGTCGGCATGCCCGCCCCGGCGGGTGCCATCGGCGCGATCGGTCTGCTGGCCGCCAAGATGCAGTTCGGTGAAGGCTGGTGGACCAGCGAGTGGGCGGTGTCGATCTGGATGATCGGCGTCTCGCTCCTGGTGGTCAGCCGGATCCCGATGCGCAAGATCCACACGTTCTCCGTGCCGCCGAACATGGTGGCGCCCTTGCTCGCACTGGTCGGCATCGGCGTGGCGGCATCGGTGTTCTACGGCTACATCGTCATCATGGTGATCATCGTGGCCTACGTGATCCAGATTCCATTCGCGATCCGCACCAAGAAGTGGGTCGCCAACCACCCCGAATCCTGGGACGACAAGCCGCAGCAGCGCCGCGCCACCCGTCGCGCGACTCGCCGGGCCCAGCCGCACCGGCGTTCGATGGCACGCCTGGGGCTGCGGAAGCCGGGCCGCTGACATGTCGCAGATCGAGGTCGACGACGAACCCGCACTCGGACATCTGCGCCTGACCGCCCGGCTGAACACCTCGGCACTCGACTCGCGTCGCGGGGTGGTTCGGCTGCATCCCGAGGCCATCGCCGCCCTCGGGATCCGCGAATGGGATGCCGTGTCACTGACCGGATCCCGTACCACTGCCGCCGTCGTCGGTCTGGCCCCCGGCGGCACCCCGACCGGGACCGCCCTGCTCGACGACGTGACACTGTCCAACGCCGGGGTACGGGAGAACACCCCCGTGATCGTGGCGCCGGTGACGGTGTACGGCGCCCGCGCGGTCACGGTGACCGGGTCCAAGCTGGCGACCGAATCGATCTCGTCGGCGACGCTGCGCCAGGCGCTGCTGGGCAAGGTGATGACGGTCGGTGACACGGTGTCGCTGCTGCCCCGCGATCTGGGGCCGGGCACCTCGACGTCGGCGGCCGCCGCGGCGCTGGGCTCCTCGGTGGGCATCACCTGGACCTCGGAGCTGCTGACGGTGACCGGTGTCGATCCGGCCGGACCCGTGAGTATCCAACCGAATTCGGTGGTGTCGTGGGGGTCCGGCCTTGAGAGTGCCGGGCCGGGGTCGTCGGATTCCACCGGCGCACACACGGTCAGCCCCGCCCGCGCCGAGCCTGCGGTCAGCTTCGACGATCTCAAGGGCTCCCACACCCAGGCCGGCAAGCTCACCGACTGGCTCAAGTTGTCCCTCGACGAACCCCAGCTCCTTGAAAAGCTCGGGGCAACACCACATCTCGGCGTCCTGGTGACCGGTCCGGCCGGCGTCGGCAAGGCCACCATGGTGCGGACGGTGTGCGCCGAGCGGCGGTTGGTGGAGCTCGATGGCCCCGAAGTGGGGGCGCTGGCCGCCGACGACCGGCTCAGCCGCGTGTCCGCCGCGGTCGCTACCGTGCGCGACGACGGCGGGGTCCTACTGATCTCCGACGTCGACGCGCTGCTCCCGGCCGCCCCCGCCGACCGGGCTCCCGAGCCGGTCGCCGCCCTGATCATCGGCGAGTTGCGTGAGGCCGTCGCCACCCGCGGCGTGGCGTTCGTCGCGACGTCGGCGGTGCCTGTCGGGGTGGATTCCCGGCTACGGGCGCCGGACCTCTGCGACCGCGAGCTCGCCCTCACCCTGCCCGATGGCGCCACCCGAAAGGCACTGCTGGAGGTGCTGCTGCGGGGAGTTCCGTCCGCCGATCTCAATCTGAACGAAATTGCCGACCGTACACCAGGTTTCGTAGTTGCCGACCTGGCCGCCCTGGTCCGCGAGGGAGCGCTGCGGGCAGCGTCGCGAGCCAGTGCCGACGGCAACGAGCCGGTGCTGTGGCAGGAGGATCTGACCGGGGCGTTGACGGTGATCCGACCGTTGTCGAGGTCGGCGGCCCAGGAGGTGTCGGTCGGCTCGGTGACACTCGACGACGTCGGCGACATGGTCGAGACCAAACAGGCACTCACCGAGGCGGTGTTGTGGCCGCTGCAGCATCCGGATACGTTCCAGCGCCTCGGCGTCGAGCCCCCGCGCGGTGTGCTGCTGTACGGTCCGCCCGGTTGCGGCAAGACCTTCGTGGTGCGGGCACTGGCCAGCTCCGGAAAGCTCTCCGTGCACGCGGTCAAAGGCGCTGAGCTGATGGACAAATGGGTCGGCTCATCCGAGAAGGCCGTGCGCGAACTGTTCGCTCGGGCCAGGGATTCGGCACCGTCACTGGTGTTTCTCGACGAGATCGACGCGCTGGCTCCGCGACGCGGGCAGAGCTTCGATTCCGGGGTGACCGACCGCGTGGTGGCCGCCCTGCTGACCGAACTCGACGGCATCGAACCGATGCGCGACGTCGTGGTGCTGGGCGCGACCAACCGCCCCGACCTTATCGACCCCGCGCTGCTGCGGCCGGGTCGGCTCGAGCGACTCGTGTTCGTCGAACCACCCGATGCCGAGGCACGTCGCGAAATCCTGCGGACCGCGGGAAAGTCCATCCCACTGGCCCCGGAGGTCGATCTCGATGCCCTGGCGTCCGAGTTGGACGGCTACAGCGCAGCCGACTGCGTGGCACTGCTGCGCGAGGCGGCGTTGACGGCGATGCGCCGGTCCATCGATGCGGCCGACGTCACCGCCGCCGATGTCGCCAAAGCTCGTGAGGCCGTGCGGCCGTCATTGGAGGCCGAGCAGGTGGCGTCCTTGCGGGAGTTCGCCGCCGGGCGGTGATGGTTCCGGCCGGGGCGCATCCCGGCCGCGAGTCACACATGCCCCACGCGCCACGGCTGCCGAGGGCCTACTGCACTTGCCCGGCTATCAGCGACAATCGAGCGACAATCGTCTCCTGAGTCACAGGCGTAGCACTGACCTCAGGGCAGGTGGCCACATCCGACTCGTGCGCACCTGAGACCTCCACAGCCCCACCAGCCCACCGCCCGATTGACAGCGACACTGTCGCTGATAGGTGGGCAACCCGAAAACCGTTGCGCACGAGGCCAATGAGGCCGCAGTGATGCGAGTAAACGACGACCCTGTGACAACAGTTGCCGGGGTGATGGATGTGGCGATTGTCGCTCGATTGTCGCTGATAGGCGGGCACAACGACACCCAAGCGCCGGGCCGTGACGAATCCGCTACACCGTCAGCAGCTTCCGGATGGCGTCGGCCAGGTCTTCTTCCACCCACGGCGGCAACTCGGCATCGTTGGCGTAGCGCCGCACCACTGCGTAGGGCAGGTCGACGACGGCTCGCGACATGGCATCCATCGTGCGGGCGTCGTCGTCACCATAGATACCGCGCGCCAGTTCGCGTAGGCGTGCCATGAGTGGGGCGTTCATCGCCGCCAGCGTCGCGGTGAATTCCGCATCGGGAGCGCCGTCGAGCAGGTCACGGGGTCGGAGGGTGAGCAGCAACCGGGCGTCCTCGGGAACCTCGCGGGCGAAACCGACGGCGGCCACACCCATCGCGACCGCCGCTTCCAAGGCGTCCGCCCCGGACGCCGCCATCGCCTGGGATTGGAACCGTTCGAGCGCCCGCAACCAGGCCGCGGCCAGCACTCCATTGCGATTGCCGAACCGGTGATACAGGGTTCCCGCCGGCGCCCCACTGACCTTGGCAATCGCGGCAACACTTGCCGCCCTGGGCCCTTCGCCGAGCACCAATGCCCGCGCCGCATCCAGAATCGCGTCGGTTTCATGCTTCCGCGGAGGCGCCATGATCTAGTACAGTCCTTCTATATGGAACGTTTACCCTATATCGATGAGCATGCCATAACCGTCGACGCCGACGCCGCCACGACATGGGCCGCCGTCCTACGCACGTTGTGCCGCGACCCGGTCGAACCGCGCGCCCCGTTCGGGTTCGCCATCGGCGAGTGCACTCCGCGCCATCGCCTGGTTCTCAAGGGCCGCCACCCCTTCGCGATCTACGAGTGGGTGTTCGAACTCGACGAGCTCGGCCCCCATCGCACCCGGGTGCGGTCACAAACCTGGGCGGCCTTCCCCGGTATCCACGGGAAGATCTACCGCGCGCTGGTGATCAGCTCGGGAGCCCACGTGGTGGCCGTGCGCCGAACGCTCACACGCATTGCGCGACAACTACGTCCACAACCAGACGTCGCAGCATGATCCGGAGGCTGGGGCGCGACGGCTGACGCAGACCGCAGTCGCGTGCACGTGTGCCTGGCGCTGGCCGAGCAGGAAGCCACCGCAGGCTACTGGTCGCCATAACGGCCCACGTAGAATGCGTGAAAAGCCATTGCCACTCATGCCGATGCTCTTCGCGCAAGCGCTCATCGGCAGCCGACACCCCGACCCCAACCCGATCGGAGTGCCATGCTTGCCGTTCTGCTCGCCCACGCGGTCGCCACCGCGCTGGCGCCGCTTCTGGTGGCCAAATGGGGGCGGATGGCGTTCTATCCACTGGCACTCGTCCCGTTGGGTTCGCTGGCCTGGGTCGCCCTGAACTGGCCCAACGATGAGCGGGTCCCCACCCTGAACATCCCGTGGGTCGACGGGCTGTCGATGGACATCACGCTGCGCTTCGACTCTCTCGCGGCGATCATGAGTGTGCTGGTCCTGGCGGTAGGTGCGGTCGTGATCTTCTATTGCGGCGAGTATTTCCATCACCACGACGGCCGCATCGAGAAACGGCTGCCCAGCTTCGCGGCCGAGCTGGTCGCGTTCTCCGGATCCATGTTCGGCCTGGTGATCAGCGACAACATGCTGGTTCTCTACATCTTCTGGGAAACCACGACGGTCCTGTCGTTCCTGCTCGTGGGCCACTACGCCGAGCGGGCCACCAGTCGCCGGGCCGCGACCCAGGCCCTGCTGGTGACCACGTTCGGCGGCCTGGCCATGCTGGTCGGCATCGTCGTGCTGGGAAACCTGGCCGGCACCTACCTACTGTCCGAGTTGATCGCTGCTCCCCCGACCGGGACGGCCGCCGCGGTCGGAGTGGCGCTGATCCTCGTCGGCGCCCTGTCGAAATCGGCCATCGTGCCGCTGCACTTCTGGCTGCCGGGCGCCATGGCTGCGCCCACCCCGGTGAGCGCCTATCTGCACGCCGCGGCCATGGTGAAGGCCGGGGTCTACCTGGTGGCACGCATGACGCCCGGGTTTGCCGACACCTCGTTCTGGCGTCCCATGGTGGTGGGGCTGGGCCTGACGACCATGCTGCTGGCCGGTTGGCGGGCGGTCCGCGAATACGACCTGAAACTGATCCTGGCGTTCGGCACGGTGAGCCAGTTGGGCCTGATCACCGTGATGGTCGGCGCGGGCGGCAGCGACATGATGCTGGCCGGGCTGGCCATGTTGTGCGCGCACGCGATGTTCAAGGCGGCGCTGTTCATGGTGGTCGGCGTGATCGACCACGCCACCGGCACCCGCGACATCCGCCGGTTGGCCGGGCTGGGACGCCACCACCGACCGTTGTTCGCCATCGCTGTCGGGGCCACCGCGAGCATGGCGGCCCTGCCCCCGTTCTTCGGGTTCGTCGCCAAGGAGGCCGACCTGGAGACGGTGGCGCACAGCCCCGCTCTCGGTGCCGCCGCACCATATGTGTTGACCTGCATCGTGATCGGCTCGGTGTTCACCACCATCTACAGCCTGCGGTTCATATGGGGCGCATTCGCCACCAAGGGTGCGTCGCAACCCAGCACCCGAGTTGCCGAAATGCACCGTCCCTCAGCCACTTTCCTGACCGCACCCGCCCTCCTCGCCATCGCCGGCCTGGTCTTCGGCTTGTGGCCCGCCGGGATGGACGCGGTGCTGAACGAATACGCAGGCACCCTGCCCGGCGGGTCGGGCTACCACCTGGCGCTGTGGCACGGGCCGGGTCTTCCGCTCCTGCTCTCGGCCGTCGTGCTGGCAGTCGGTACCGCCGCGTTCATCGCACGGACCCGGTTGCCCCGGGCCCGGTTGGCCTACCAGCCACTGGGTAACGCCGACCGCATGTACGACGCCACCATCCGTGGCCTGGACGTGCTCTCGCTGCGGTTGACCGGGTCGACCCAGCGAGGTTCGCTGCCGGCCACGCAATCGGTGATCCTGTGCACGCTCGTCGCGTTGCCGGTCGCGACGTTGGTGCTCGGCCCCCGCGACCGACCGGGTTTCGCGCTGTGGGACTCGCCGCTGGTCGTGGTGGTCGGGTTGCTGATGCTGGCTGCGGCGATCGGCGCGACGATGATGCGCAACCGCCTGGCCGCGGTGCTGTTGGTCGGTGTGACCGGCTACGGATGCGGCGCGATCTTCGCTTTCCACGGCGCCCCGGATCTGGCCCTGACCCAATTCCTGGTCGAGACACTGGTTTTGGTGATCTTCGTGCTGGTGTTGCGGACGCTGCCGGCCGAGGCCGACGCCGAAGCGATCAACAGCCACCGCCTTCCCCGGATCCTGCTGGCGCTGGCAGTCGGTGCGGCCGTCACGTCCCTGACCGTCTACGCGATGGCCGCCCGCACCGGCGCGGGCATCGCCGAGTTGTTGCCGGATGCGGCCTACTACCGCGGGCACGGCGCCAACACCGTGAACGTGCTGCTGGTCGACATCCGCGCCTGGGACACCTTGGGTGAGATCATGGTGCTACTGGTCGCCGCGACGGGTGTGGCCTCACTGGTGTTCCGGCACCGTCG
Protein-coding regions in this window:
- a CDS encoding phosphatidylserine decarboxylase: MARRPDLQQSGPERLMALVRSSVPPMHSAGLPFVGASLAVAALGRKHRWVRRAGLLAAGANAAFFRHPARVSPTRPGVVVAPADGLVCLIEDAVPPAELGLPDTPLPRVSIFLSVLDAHVQRAPIGGDVVAVQHRPGRFHSAELEAASEDNERNSVVIRTAEGTEVIAVQIAGLIARRIVCNAHVGDKLAIGETYGLIRFGSRLDTYLPAGSKLLVARGQRTLAGETVLAELP
- the pssA gene encoding CDP-diacylglycerol--serine O-phosphatidyltransferase — encoded protein: MIKGRMKSPPFSVRMLPSAMTVAAICLGLSAVKMALDDRPTESMAFLAVAAILDGLDGRVARMLNATSKMGEEIDSLADAVNFGVAPAFIVYGTLLSHSRIGWIVVLLYAVCIVLRLARFNALLDVDQPVYEKEYFVGMPAPAGAIGAIGLLAAKMQFGEGWWTSEWAVSIWMIGVSLLVVSRIPMRKIHTFSVPPNMVAPLLALVGIGVAASVFYGYIVIMVIIVAYVIQIPFAIRTKKWVANHPESWDDKPQQRRATRRATRRAQPHRRSMARLGLRKPGR
- a CDS encoding AAA family ATPase, with amino-acid sequence MSQIEVDDEPALGHLRLTARLNTSALDSRRGVVRLHPEAIAALGIREWDAVSLTGSRTTAAVVGLAPGGTPTGTALLDDVTLSNAGVRENTPVIVAPVTVYGARAVTVTGSKLATESISSATLRQALLGKVMTVGDTVSLLPRDLGPGTSTSAAAAALGSSVGITWTSELLTVTGVDPAGPVSIQPNSVVSWGSGLESAGPGSSDSTGAHTVSPARAEPAVSFDDLKGSHTQAGKLTDWLKLSLDEPQLLEKLGATPHLGVLVTGPAGVGKATMVRTVCAERRLVELDGPEVGALAADDRLSRVSAAVATVRDDGGVLLISDVDALLPAAPADRAPEPVAALIIGELREAVATRGVAFVATSAVPVGVDSRLRAPDLCDRELALTLPDGATRKALLEVLLRGVPSADLNLNEIADRTPGFVVADLAALVREGALRAASRASADGNEPVLWQEDLTGALTVIRPLSRSAAQEVSVGSVTLDDVGDMVETKQALTEAVLWPLQHPDTFQRLGVEPPRGVLLYGPPGCGKTFVVRALASSGKLSVHAVKGAELMDKWVGSSEKAVRELFARARDSAPSLVFLDEIDALAPRRGQSFDSGVTDRVVAALLTELDGIEPMRDVVVLGATNRPDLIDPALLRPGRLERLVFVEPPDAEARREILRTAGKSIPLAPEVDLDALASELDGYSAADCVALLREAALTAMRRSIDAADVTAADVAKAREAVRPSLEAEQVASLREFAAGR
- a CDS encoding TetR/AcrR family transcriptional regulator; the protein is MAPPRKHETDAILDAARALVLGEGPRAASVAAIAKVSGAPAGTLYHRFGNRNGVLAAAWLRALERFQSQAMAASGADALEAAVAMGVAAVGFAREVPEDARLLLTLRPRDLLDGAPDAEFTATLAAMNAPLMARLRELARGIYGDDDARTMDAMSRAVVDLPYAVVRRYANDAELPPWVEEDLADAIRKLLTV
- a CDS encoding Na+/H+ antiporter subunit A, whose protein sequence is MLAVLLAHAVATALAPLLVAKWGRMAFYPLALVPLGSLAWVALNWPNDERVPTLNIPWVDGLSMDITLRFDSLAAIMSVLVLAVGAVVIFYCGEYFHHHDGRIEKRLPSFAAELVAFSGSMFGLVISDNMLVLYIFWETTTVLSFLLVGHYAERATSRRAATQALLVTTFGGLAMLVGIVVLGNLAGTYLLSELIAAPPTGTAAAVGVALILVGALSKSAIVPLHFWLPGAMAAPTPVSAYLHAAAMVKAGVYLVARMTPGFADTSFWRPMVVGLGLTTMLLAGWRAVREYDLKLILAFGTVSQLGLITVMVGAGGSDMMLAGLAMLCAHAMFKAALFMVVGVIDHATGTRDIRRLAGLGRHHRPLFAIAVGATASMAALPPFFGFVAKEADLETVAHSPALGAAAPYVLTCIVIGSVFTTIYSLRFIWGAFATKGASQPSTRVAEMHRPSATFLTAPALLAIAGLVFGLWPAGMDAVLNEYAGTLPGGSGYHLALWHGPGLPLLLSAVVLAVGTAAFIARTRLPRARLAYQPLGNADRMYDATIRGLDVLSLRLTGSTQRGSLPATQSVILCTLVALPVATLVLGPRDRPGFALWDSPLVVVVGLLMLAAAIGATMMRNRLAAVLLVGVTGYGCGAIFAFHGAPDLALTQFLVETLVLVIFVLVLRTLPAEADAEAINSHRLPRILLALAVGAAVTSLTVYAMAARTGAGIAELLPDAAYYRGHGANTVNVLLVDIRAWDTLGEIMVLLVAATGVASLVFRHRRFGAAPRVSTAAGQPDIGPVGAYSPAIGDVTWLRGSEMRDPRYRSLVLEVATRMIFPLIMVLSAYFFFAGHNTPGGGFAGGLTAGLALVLRYLAGGRYELGETLPLDAGKILGTGLGLSAGTAVASILLGAPALSSAVLQFDIPVFGHVKLVTALFFDLGVYLIVVGLVLDVLRSLGARVDVETAGAPATSKAVAR